From Enterococcus wangshanyuanii, the proteins below share one genomic window:
- the deoC gene encoding deoxyribose-phosphate aldolase: MELNQMIDHTILKADATEEAVLNIIEEAKKYEFYSVCINPSWVAFAKERLAGSSVDVCTVIGFPLGANTSEVKAYEATDAINNGATEVDMVINIGALKSKQYKKVLKDIQAVVDAAKDKALVKVIIETALLTDEEKVKACELAKEAGADFVKTSTGFSTGGATVADIKLMRETVGPEMGVKASGGIHNEAEAVAMIEAGATRIGTSAGVAIMEGATGAGY, from the coding sequence ATGGAATTAAATCAAATGATCGACCACACTATTTTAAAAGCGGATGCAACAGAAGAGGCAGTTCTGAACATTATTGAAGAAGCGAAAAAGTATGAATTTTACTCTGTTTGTATCAACCCAAGCTGGGTCGCTTTCGCTAAGGAACGTTTAGCTGGAAGCTCAGTAGATGTTTGTACAGTGATCGGCTTTCCTTTAGGGGCAAACACTTCAGAAGTAAAAGCGTATGAAGCGACAGATGCCATCAATAATGGCGCAACAGAAGTCGACATGGTGATCAATATCGGTGCCTTGAAATCAAAACAATACAAAAAAGTATTGAAAGATATTCAAGCAGTTGTAGATGCGGCCAAAGATAAGGCTTTAGTGAAAGTAATCATTGAGACGGCATTACTAACAGATGAAGAAAAGGTCAAAGCATGTGAATTAGCAAAAGAAGCGGGTGCTGATTTCGTCAAAACATCGACAGGCTTTTCAACAGGTGGAGCGACTGTAGCGGATATTAAATTGATGCGTGAAACAGTTGGTCCAGAGATGGGTGTCAAAGCTTCCGGCGGTATCCATAATGAAGCAGAAGCAGTTGCTATGATCGAAGCTGGTGCAACACGTATCGGAACAAGTGCTGGTGTAGCGATCATGGAAGGTGCAACTGGGGCAGGCTATTAA
- a CDS encoding pyrimidine-nucleoside phosphorylase: MRMVDLIEKKRDGQALTDEEIQFIVSGYTSGDIPDYQMSSLLMAIFYKDMTDEEITTLTLAMANSGEMIDLSSIQGIKVDKHSTGGVGDTTTLILAPLVASVGVSVAKMSGRGLGYTGGTIDKLEAIPGFHVELPDEDFIRLVNESHVAVIGQSGDLAPADKKLYALRDVTATVDSIPLIASSIMSKKIAAGADAIVLDVTTGEGAFMKNIDQARRLAETMVRIGHLANRQTMAVISDMSQPLGEAIGNSLEVVEAIETLQGNGPEDLLEMCYILGSQMVVLAKKAETLDEARAMLKEALESGKALAKFREMIKNQGGDDRVIDDPESLLTAKYEIELPAKASGTVQKIVANEIGIAAMLLGAGRATKEDSIDHAVGIKLHKKVGMPVAEGEALLTIYANSESIENVKELLYKNIEIGSSGTEPELIHDIITA; this comes from the coding sequence ATGAGAATGGTCGATTTGATCGAGAAAAAACGTGACGGACAGGCTTTAACAGACGAAGAGATTCAATTTATTGTTTCTGGATACACCAGTGGGGATATTCCAGATTATCAAATGAGTTCACTTTTGATGGCTATTTTTTACAAAGATATGACAGATGAAGAGATCACAACCTTGACACTTGCGATGGCAAATTCAGGTGAAATGATCGATTTATCTTCTATCCAAGGAATCAAAGTAGATAAGCACTCTACTGGCGGCGTAGGCGATACGACAACGTTGATCTTAGCACCTTTGGTAGCCAGTGTAGGTGTCAGTGTAGCAAAAATGTCTGGACGAGGACTTGGCTATACTGGGGGAACGATCGATAAATTAGAAGCAATTCCAGGGTTTCATGTGGAGTTACCCGATGAAGATTTTATTCGTTTAGTCAATGAAAGTCATGTAGCGGTAATCGGGCAATCAGGAGATCTGGCGCCTGCCGATAAAAAATTATATGCGTTGCGTGATGTGACGGCGACTGTTGATTCGATCCCGTTGATCGCAAGTTCGATCATGAGTAAAAAAATCGCAGCCGGAGCAGATGCGATCGTTCTAGATGTAACTACTGGTGAAGGTGCTTTTATGAAAAATATCGATCAAGCCCGTCGCTTAGCTGAAACGATGGTTCGGATCGGACATTTAGCAAATCGTCAAACAATGGCGGTCATCTCGGATATGTCTCAACCTTTAGGTGAAGCAATCGGAAATAGCCTTGAAGTAGTCGAAGCAATCGAAACACTGCAAGGAAATGGCCCAGAAGACTTGCTGGAAATGTGCTACATCCTAGGAAGCCAAATGGTTGTCTTGGCGAAAAAAGCAGAAACCTTAGATGAAGCACGAGCAATGCTGAAAGAAGCATTGGAATCAGGTAAGGCACTGGCTAAATTCCGCGAAATGATCAAAAATCAAGGTGGCGATGACCGTGTGATCGATGATCCGGAAAGTCTTCTGACTGCTAAGTATGAAATCGAACTGCCGGCAAAAGCAAGCGGAACAGTTCAAAAAATCGTCGCTAATGAAATTGGAATTGCAGCAATGCTCTTAGGTGCAGGTCGGGCAACAAAAGAAGATTCGATCGATCATGCAGTAGGAATCAAACTCCATAAAAAAGTCGGGATGCCTGTTGCAGAGGGCGAAGCACTGCTTACGATTTATGCCAACTCTGAATCAATCGAGAATGTGAAAGAACTTTTATATAAAAATATCGAAATTGGCAGTTCTGGTACTGAACCTGAGCTGATCCATGATATAATAACAGCATAA
- a CDS encoding LacI family DNA-binding transcriptional regulator, whose translation MKLTIKEIADMAGVSVTTVSQIINNKGSRFSEQTRKKVLEVVEEYDYKPDYFASNIITRHSKTIGMVVPDVTDFFFAKVIEGVETYLNSLGYMILLCNSKHDEDKATQYVTELVHRSVDGIIFATPNLLPANHILRNKSKRKVPVILVDRGINPRESGRLIVKEYEGAYQAVSSLIKQGHRHIGMLKENDGYYQLTERITAYQHALKDHGIPLREEYMASGDLNLGGGYEAAKKVLKNEKITAIFCGNDEMAMGAYQAIEECGKKIPEDISVIGFDGLEISEYLVPGLTTVYQPSFDIGFYAAQFLVESIDHPEKKIPNKTFETTFILRNSTKSIDKSIDLI comes from the coding sequence AGGCAGCCGATTCAGTGAACAAACGAGAAAGAAAGTATTAGAAGTTGTAGAAGAGTATGATTATAAGCCAGATTATTTTGCTTCGAATATCATTACCCGCCATTCAAAAACGATTGGTATGGTAGTGCCGGATGTCACTGATTTTTTCTTTGCAAAAGTGATCGAAGGTGTGGAGACCTATCTTAATTCTCTGGGATACATGATTTTATTATGCAATTCCAAACATGATGAAGATAAGGCAACGCAATACGTGACAGAACTTGTCCACCGTTCTGTTGATGGCATCATTTTTGCAACACCTAATTTACTGCCGGCAAACCATATTTTACGAAACAAAAGCAAACGCAAGGTTCCCGTAATATTAGTCGATCGCGGAATCAACCCTAGAGAAAGCGGGCGTTTGATCGTAAAAGAATATGAGGGCGCTTACCAAGCAGTTTCCTCTTTGATCAAACAAGGTCATAGACACATCGGGATGTTGAAGGAAAACGATGGGTATTATCAGTTGACGGAGAGAATCACAGCTTATCAGCATGCGTTAAAAGACCACGGGATTCCGTTGAGAGAAGAATACATGGCAAGTGGAGACCTGAATTTAGGCGGCGGCTATGAAGCGGCAAAAAAAGTGTTGAAAAATGAAAAAATCACAGCGATTTTTTGCGGGAATGACGAGATGGCGATGGGTGCATATCAAGCGATTGAAGAATGCGGGAAAAAAATCCCGGAAGATATCTCGGTAATTGGTTTTGATGGCTTGGAAATTTCTGAATATCTAGTTCCTGGATTAACAACGGTTTATCAACCAAGCTTTGATATTGGTTTTTATGCCGCTCAGTTTCTGGTAGAATCGATCGACCACCCAGAGAAAAAAATTCCAAACAAAACTTTTGAAACAACATTTATTTTGAGAAATAGTACGAAATCGATTGACAAGTCGATCGATTTGATTTAA